The Deltaproteobacteria bacterium genome window below encodes:
- a CDS encoding tetratricopeptide repeat protein, with protein sequence MSEELELTGAMFRPGAPSSIAYDDGTGPIELDELVLEEVVDRSKPPELVEDPSLLWPASSGIHASLVSVSTQTGTAESWQALVEELAEESRLSDDPELRAAMLCEAGRILIERLGRQEEGELLLRRSASPLAERLREGNRNNTRGLAAELAALEATARDEHLDEDARAAAWIEFGLACEERTPSRRRAYEAYGRALELRPTDVTALMLAAEAAAQLGDDAAAANHFAAMLPHLGSPRQRAATLVDLAESLPDDDSGRLTHLQAAHVADPGDESVLRRYIRAIPSIGAGDRLGGLYRELAQVAQDPISASTALHLAFLALTEAGQPVQDLVLELAARDPERADATDILAPLSEVALYVEQRIAAGDDGRDLPHNLDVLARLWRCLDDPREQALVREQLARLRLAELRRMLGEHASADALRADPARAALADAIAADLRFCLVHLPEHRWVREALAEVLRLQGNLPGLVLHLQEWARTQADGPDRAAILLRLGQLHEQQRRDLPRAAEVYELAAAEDPDNPNAQRALGSVYERMRRWAQAAQCLRRQIDNGQDEQDKLTGLRRLAAMAEHELADTDLAIAALQDIIRLAPGELLAMYELARTSRNARRPTVLVSALEQLAERIDDDIARTGLLVELGEVQELHLKQRAVARTCYERALALSPGYTPALRALGRLYRDEGDLHDVVGLLSPDVDPITDPAVLALKAARVFMDEIGDLDSAVARLEAAYASNPDLASARELLLQLLTAGGKLIAAYDLLRAQDPPRSPAAAADHHYRLGLLAEACARQGDLDAVAKLRREDAALQHYRAALVHQSDHGLAFERSRRLLVAHNDLPNLVRMFEATAQAASGPARALAWVALARLHLADTGSLETARRAYEQAFEAAPEDPIVRHELEVLLRLQGDRRSLPALCLRAARDTSDKHLQATLLVEAAELLLSTGEQEDHDLAGNAILDALRVDPGNPYAVRHLERLLTEPDSPFVIKDAVSARAVRAQSDAERAIFYVESAELLEKVGAWGQARRAYLAAKGALPQLAPADLGLARLANDSRRTVTAAQGRQSIHVLVAEARDAAVRATRGDVPARARALALIGEILGRDPKHRDAIALARTLAGQLAEPAPVVELLEHAWQRVDEPALRYELALFLAEHALALERAVHYYEAATAAKPTGRRALRGLVHAYRQMGDDRRAAAATERLLEQFDPTEPSAIDLRMGIATFLSTAAETLPRALDHARIVLDARPDDPRALQLMADLLERAAQPLAAADMLDRLASRERNRDKLHDILLRRAKLLAAQPGQDDAALDAIERAATLNPGNRETVAMFVDQLERTGQTERIASFLGPIRNAVTANIARGAVSLRDFALLGKVARRANAELSRMADALAAAIEPGGDSPATLKPPSPTALRSFLDAGDQRHEVLAENEPQPLHTLLTALDGATGRLSHDFPIVGAADIAAMPRSETPTGMQDLGRRLADLLGARPPRLQASATHNTVVFLQDPLATVRLGINLWNLGDELALRGLVAVAFARMAFGAPRVRALPPASIDLLLAASFEIAGVFNPLTADPDPRALGELVTQLRNLLPRRHLKTVEDTCRALAGYAFDPGATARATRASDLRFATLISADPAAVIAAACALDGVIGGSLKQRINRSRTAQELLTQLMTDEMLAVATRLGVL encoded by the coding sequence ATGAGCGAGGAGCTCGAGCTCACCGGCGCGATGTTCCGGCCCGGCGCGCCCAGCAGCATCGCCTACGACGACGGTACCGGCCCGATCGAGCTCGACGAGCTCGTGCTCGAGGAGGTCGTCGATCGCAGCAAGCCCCCCGAGCTGGTCGAGGACCCGTCGCTGCTGTGGCCGGCGAGCTCGGGCATCCACGCCAGCTTGGTGTCGGTCTCGACCCAGACCGGGACCGCCGAGTCGTGGCAGGCGTTGGTCGAGGAGCTCGCGGAGGAGAGCCGCTTGTCGGACGATCCCGAGCTGCGCGCGGCGATGCTGTGCGAGGCCGGGCGCATCCTCATCGAGCGGCTCGGCCGCCAGGAGGAGGGCGAGCTGCTGCTGCGGCGCAGCGCCAGCCCGCTGGCCGAGCGCCTGCGCGAGGGCAACCGCAACAACACCCGGGGCCTCGCCGCCGAGCTGGCGGCGCTCGAGGCCACCGCCCGCGACGAGCACCTCGACGAGGACGCGCGCGCGGCCGCGTGGATCGAGTTCGGGCTCGCGTGCGAAGAGCGAACCCCCAGCCGTCGCCGCGCCTACGAGGCCTACGGGCGCGCGCTCGAGCTGCGCCCCACCGACGTCACCGCGCTCATGCTCGCCGCAGAGGCGGCCGCGCAGCTCGGCGACGACGCAGCCGCGGCCAACCACTTCGCCGCGATGCTGCCGCACCTGGGCTCGCCGCGGCAGCGGGCCGCGACCCTGGTCGACCTCGCCGAGTCGTTGCCCGACGACGACAGCGGCCGGCTCACCCACCTGCAGGCGGCCCACGTCGCCGATCCCGGCGACGAGAGCGTGCTGCGTCGCTACATCCGCGCGATCCCTTCGATCGGCGCCGGCGATCGCCTGGGCGGGCTGTACCGCGAGCTCGCCCAGGTCGCGCAGGATCCCATCTCCGCCAGCACCGCCCTGCACCTCGCCTTCCTCGCGCTGACCGAGGCCGGCCAGCCCGTGCAGGACCTCGTGCTCGAGCTCGCGGCCCGCGATCCGGAGCGCGCCGACGCCACCGACATCCTCGCGCCGCTCTCCGAGGTCGCGCTCTACGTCGAGCAGCGCATCGCCGCCGGCGACGACGGCCGCGACCTGCCGCACAACCTCGACGTGCTCGCACGGCTGTGGCGATGCCTCGACGATCCCCGCGAGCAGGCGCTGGTGCGGGAGCAGCTCGCACGACTGCGACTGGCCGAGCTGCGACGCATGCTCGGCGAGCACGCCAGCGCCGACGCGCTGCGGGCCGACCCCGCCCGCGCCGCCCTGGCCGACGCGATCGCGGCCGACCTGCGCTTCTGCCTGGTCCACCTGCCGGAGCACCGCTGGGTCCGCGAGGCGCTCGCCGAGGTGCTGCGCCTGCAGGGCAACCTGCCGGGCCTGGTGCTGCACCTGCAGGAGTGGGCGCGCACGCAGGCCGACGGCCCCGATCGCGCCGCGATCCTGCTGCGGCTGGGTCAGCTGCACGAGCAGCAGCGCCGCGATCTGCCGCGCGCCGCCGAGGTCTACGAGCTCGCCGCCGCCGAGGATCCCGACAACCCCAACGCCCAACGCGCGCTCGGCTCGGTCTACGAGCGCATGCGCAGGTGGGCCCAGGCCGCGCAGTGCCTGCGCCGGCAGATCGACAACGGCCAGGACGAGCAGGACAAGCTCACGGGGCTGCGGCGACTGGCGGCGATGGCCGAGCACGAGCTCGCCGACACCGACCTCGCGATCGCGGCGCTGCAGGACATCATCCGCCTCGCGCCCGGCGAGCTGCTGGCGATGTACGAGCTGGCCCGCACCAGCCGCAACGCCCGCCGCCCGACGGTGCTGGTGTCCGCACTCGAGCAGCTCGCCGAGCGCATCGACGACGACATCGCCCGCACCGGCCTGCTGGTCGAGCTCGGCGAGGTCCAGGAGCTGCACCTCAAGCAGCGCGCGGTCGCCCGCACCTGCTACGAGCGCGCGCTGGCGCTGTCGCCCGGCTACACGCCCGCGCTGCGGGCCCTCGGTCGGCTCTACCGCGACGAGGGCGACCTGCACGACGTCGTCGGCCTGCTCTCGCCCGACGTCGATCCGATCACCGACCCCGCCGTGCTCGCGCTCAAGGCCGCGCGCGTGTTCATGGACGAGATCGGCGACCTCGACAGCGCGGTCGCGCGGCTCGAGGCGGCCTACGCCAGCAACCCCGATCTCGCATCGGCGCGCGAGCTGCTCCTGCAGCTGCTGACCGCCGGCGGCAAGCTGATCGCCGCCTACGATCTGCTGCGCGCCCAGGACCCGCCCCGCAGCCCGGCAGCCGCGGCCGATCATCACTATCGCCTGGGCCTGCTCGCCGAGGCCTGCGCGCGCCAGGGCGACCTCGATGCCGTCGCCAAGCTGCGCCGCGAGGACGCGGCGCTGCAGCACTACCGCGCCGCGCTGGTGCACCAGTCCGATCACGGTCTGGCGTTCGAGCGCTCGCGCAGGCTGCTGGTGGCGCACAACGATCTGCCCAACCTCGTGCGCATGTTCGAGGCCACCGCACAGGCGGCCTCGGGGCCGGCGCGCGCGCTGGCCTGGGTTGCGCTGGCGCGGCTGCACCTGGCCGACACCGGCAGCCTCGAGACCGCGCGTCGGGCCTACGAGCAGGCCTTCGAGGCCGCGCCGGAGGATCCAATCGTGCGGCACGAGCTCGAGGTGCTGCTGCGCTTGCAGGGCGATCGTCGCTCGCTGCCGGCGCTGTGCCTGCGGGCCGCGCGGGACACCTCCGACAAGCACCTGCAGGCCACGCTGCTGGTCGAGGCCGCGGAGCTGCTGCTGTCGACCGGCGAGCAGGAGGATCACGACCTCGCCGGCAACGCGATCCTCGACGCGCTGCGCGTCGACCCCGGCAACCCCTACGCGGTGCGCCACCTCGAGCGCCTGCTCACCGAGCCCGACTCGCCGTTCGTGATCAAGGACGCCGTGAGTGCCCGTGCCGTGCGGGCGCAGTCCGACGCCGAGCGGGCAATCTTCTACGTCGAGAGCGCCGAGCTGCTCGAGAAGGTCGGCGCGTGGGGGCAGGCGCGCCGGGCCTACCTCGCGGCCAAGGGCGCCCTGCCCCAGCTCGCGCCCGCCGATCTCGGCCTCGCGCGCCTGGCCAACGACTCGCGGCGCACCGTCACGGCGGCGCAAGGGCGACAGTCGATCCACGTGCTGGTCGCCGAGGCCCGCGACGCCGCGGTGCGAGCGACCCGCGGCGACGTGCCGGCGCGGGCGCGAGCGCTGGCGCTGATCGGCGAGATCCTCGGCCGCGATCCGAAGCACCGCGACGCCATCGCGCTCGCCCGCACACTCGCCGGGCAGCTCGCCGAGCCCGCTCCGGTGGTCGAGCTGCTCGAGCACGCGTGGCAACGCGTCGACGAGCCGGCACTGCGCTACGAGCTGGCGCTGTTCCTCGCCGAGCACGCGCTCGCGCTCGAGCGCGCGGTGCACTACTACGAGGCCGCGACCGCAGCGAAGCCCACCGGTCGTCGCGCGCTGCGGGGTCTGGTCCACGCGTACCGCCAGATGGGCGACGATCGCCGCGCCGCCGCGGCCACCGAGCGTCTGCTCGAGCAGTTCGATCCCACCGAGCCGTCGGCGATCGACCTGCGCATGGGCATCGCGACGTTCCTCTCGACCGCCGCCGAGACCCTGCCGCGCGCGCTCGACCACGCCCGCATCGTGCTCGACGCCCGCCCCGACGATCCGCGCGCGCTGCAGCTCATGGCCGACCTGCTCGAGCGGGCCGCGCAGCCGCTGGCGGCCGCCGACATGCTCGATCGCCTGGCCTCGCGTGAGCGCAACCGCGACAAGCTGCACGACATCCTGCTGCGCCGCGCCAAGCTGCTGGCTGCGCAGCCCGGTCAGGACGACGCCGCGCTCGATGCCATCGAGCGTGCAGCCACGCTCAACCCCGGCAACCGCGAGACCGTGGCGATGTTCGTCGATCAGCTCGAGCGCACCGGCCAGACCGAGCGCATCGCGAGCTTCCTCGGCCCGATCCGCAACGCCGTGACCGCCAACATCGCCCGCGGCGCGGTGAGCCTGCGGGACTTCGCGCTGCTCGGGAAGGTCGCGCGCCGGGCCAACGCCGAGCTGTCACGCATGGCCGACGCGCTCGCGGCCGCGATCGAGCCCGGCGGCGACAGCCCGGCGACGCTCAAGCCCCCGAGCCCGACCGCGCTGCGCAGCTTCCTCGACGCCGGCGATCAACGTCACGAGGTGCTGGCCGAGAACGAGCCCCAGCCCCTGCACACGCTGCTGACCGCACTCGACGGCGCCACCGGCCGGCTGTCGCACGACTTCCCCATCGTCGGTGCCGCCGACATCGCCGCGATGCCGCGCAGCGAGACGCCGACCGGCATGCAGGACCTCGGGCGCCGGCTCGCCGATCTGCTCGGCGCCCGCCCTCCGCGACTGCAGGCCTCGGCCACCCACAACACCGTGGTGTTCCTGCAGGACCCTCTGGCCACGGTGCGCCTGGGCATCAACCTGTGGAACCTCGGCGACGAGCTCGCGCTGCGGGGCCTGGTCGCGGTCGCGTTTGCGCGGATGGCCTTCGGGGCGCCACGGGTGCGCGCGCTGCCGCCGGCCAGCATCGATCTGCTGCTGGCGGCGTCGTTCGAGATCGCCGGCGTGTTCAACCCGCTGACCGCCGACCCCGATCCCCGTGCGCTCGGCGAGCTGGTCACGCAGCTGCGCAACCTGCTGCCGCGACGCCATCTCAAGACCGTCGAGGACACCTGCCGCGCGCTGGCCGGCTACGCGTTCGACCCCGGCGCGACCGCCCGCGCGACGCGGGCGAGTGACCTGCGCTTCGCGACCCTCATCAGCGCCGATCCGGCGGCCGTCATCGCGGCTGCGTGTGCGCTCGATGGCGTCATCGGCGGCAGCCTCAAGCAGCGGATCAATCGCTCGCGCACCGCCCAGGAGCTGCTCACGCAGCTCATGACCGACGAGATGCTCGCGGTCGCGACCCGTCTCGGCGTGCTGTGA
- a CDS encoding sulfatase-like hydrolase/transferase, with protein MTRRTTRWGAWMWLALLGCPEPHAREDPSASLPEIGRVSEPAPAAPTPRLESKDGWLDLLAQRPNAVLLRDGAMVVDLGLQSSTKHLALTRQSAWRVAESVDGRRAGLVVGKTAALDLPIDGELSPALHPETDGHPGLAMAITLRALAPEQAVTVLWNDRPLANLMVSSAWERRTFSLPPDLTHHGDNRLRLHFRRTLGEHGAELAAAVASVEIGTHERITAVPHGEPPPPFRVDHDDAGRPSLTLAAGTALAYYVRPPRRARLELDVHGKGVFEVLVSSSDDHRQGHAPTMAAQDPLRETGNHRVIDLSAWGDTPIRIELRTRSDRDAEAGARITAARVVAKRDTPLDRRTRKLRDLIVLAVEGARADELELGRRPPLPELEALMNEALVFDRAYANSPLAIPSHASWLSSVPPPVHMTVRGTYVADGQTMLPEVLARAGHYRELVAANEDITADRGLTQGLDELRIVGGGHGQDDHGTAVVNEAVSRTQARMGRLFLMLDLADPLAPYEPTRDKLDDAVMPPRGPMAHLTHVWVGRVKLGKVVPDEKELAWVRRLYRGELQMVSQATGELLAFLRESHRLDDAIVVFMGVHGEEFLEHGSAGHGLTLYEESLRVPLAIRAPELVASGRIDAPVDLLDLAPTLVDLLGLPPAQAWQGESLVRIIDDPVPPPRLLVAYLGDGSKAGIVDQAKLWLGPGLSERFYDLSRDPGETQDLLADGGVALRIVRAAMAWQLAYADRWRRARWGTGAELRPAFAQDLGM; from the coding sequence ATGACGCGCCGAACCACGCGGTGGGGGGCATGGATGTGGCTGGCGCTGCTGGGTTGCCCCGAGCCGCACGCGCGCGAGGACCCGTCGGCGTCGCTGCCGGAGATCGGCCGGGTCTCGGAGCCCGCACCCGCGGCTCCGACCCCGCGGCTCGAGAGCAAGGACGGCTGGCTCGATCTGCTGGCGCAGCGGCCCAACGCGGTGCTGCTCCGCGACGGCGCGATGGTGGTCGACCTCGGCCTGCAGTCGTCGACCAAGCACCTCGCGCTCACGCGGCAGTCGGCGTGGCGGGTCGCCGAGTCCGTCGATGGTCGGCGCGCGGGGCTGGTCGTGGGCAAGACCGCGGCGCTGGATCTGCCGATCGACGGCGAGCTCTCGCCCGCGCTGCACCCCGAGACCGACGGCCACCCCGGTCTCGCGATGGCGATCACGTTGCGGGCGCTGGCGCCGGAGCAGGCCGTGACGGTGCTGTGGAACGACCGCCCGCTGGCGAACCTGATGGTGTCGAGCGCGTGGGAGCGTCGGACCTTCTCGCTGCCGCCGGATCTCACCCACCACGGCGACAATCGCCTGCGGCTGCACTTCCGCCGCACTCTGGGCGAGCACGGTGCCGAGCTCGCGGCCGCGGTCGCGAGCGTCGAGATCGGTACGCACGAGCGCATCACGGCCGTGCCCCACGGCGAGCCGCCGCCACCGTTTCGCGTCGATCACGACGACGCCGGTCGGCCGTCGCTGACGCTCGCGGCCGGCACTGCGCTGGCGTACTACGTGCGACCGCCCCGGCGGGCGCGACTGGAGCTCGACGTCCACGGCAAGGGCGTGTTCGAGGTGCTGGTGTCGAGCAGTGACGATCATCGGCAGGGGCACGCACCGACCATGGCCGCGCAGGATCCGTTGCGCGAGACCGGCAACCACCGCGTGATCGATCTGAGCGCGTGGGGTGACACGCCGATCCGCATCGAGCTGCGCACGCGCAGCGATCGCGACGCCGAAGCCGGCGCCCGCATCACCGCGGCGCGGGTGGTCGCCAAACGCGACACGCCGCTCGACCGGCGCACCCGCAAGCTCCGCGACCTGATCGTGCTCGCGGTGGAGGGCGCCCGTGCGGACGAGCTCGAGCTGGGCCGACGCCCGCCGCTTCCGGAGCTCGAGGCGTTGATGAACGAGGCGCTGGTGTTCGACCGCGCCTACGCCAACTCGCCGCTGGCGATCCCGAGCCACGCCAGCTGGCTCAGCTCGGTGCCGCCGCCGGTGCACATGACCGTGCGCGGCACCTACGTCGCCGATGGACAGACGATGCTGCCCGAGGTGCTCGCGCGCGCGGGCCACTACCGCGAGCTGGTCGCGGCCAACGAAGACATCACCGCCGACCGCGGGCTCACCCAGGGGCTCGACGAGCTGCGCATCGTCGGCGGCGGGCACGGTCAGGACGACCACGGTACCGCGGTGGTGAACGAGGCCGTGAGCCGCACGCAGGCCCGCATGGGGCGGTTGTTCCTGATGCTCGACCTCGCCGATCCGCTGGCGCCCTACGAGCCCACGCGCGACAAGCTCGACGACGCCGTGATGCCGCCGCGCGGCCCCATGGCCCACCTCACACACGTGTGGGTCGGCCGTGTGAAGCTCGGCAAGGTCGTGCCCGACGAGAAGGAGCTGGCGTGGGTGCGTCGGCTGTACCGCGGCGAGCTGCAGATGGTGTCGCAGGCCACCGGCGAGCTGCTCGCGTTCCTGCGCGAGAGCCATCGCCTCGACGACGCGATCGTGGTGTTCATGGGCGTGCACGGCGAGGAGTTCCTCGAGCACGGCAGCGCCGGTCACGGCCTCACGCTCTACGAGGAGAGCCTGCGGGTGCCGCTGGCGATCCGCGCGCCCGAGCTCGTGGCGTCGGGGCGCATCGACGCGCCGGTCGATCTGCTCGACCTGGCGCCGACCTTGGTCGACCTGCTGGGCCTACCGCCGGCCCAGGCCTGGCAGGGCGAGAGCCTGGTGCGGATCATCGACGACCCGGTGCCGCCGCCACGACTGCTCGTGGCGTACCTCGGCGACGGCAGCAAGGCCGGCATCGTCGACCAGGCCAAGCTGTGGCTCGGGCCCGGTCTGAGCGAGCGCTTCTACGATCTGTCGCGTGACCCCGGCGAGACCCAGGATCTGCTCGCGGATGGCGGCGTGGCGCTGCGGATCGTGCGCGCGGCGATGGCCTGGCAGCTGGCGTACGCGGACCGCTGGCGGCGTGCTCGCTGGGGCACTGGGGCCGAGCTGCGGCCGGCGTTTGCGCAGGATCTGGGGATGTAG
- a CDS encoding tetratricopeptide repeat protein, which produces MRWFATILLCIACTPKPSADLDHPGDAPTDPVAVYEALERDIGDGRDGEQARVDALARVERSPDDGTAAYAFVRAALLGRVAELRGADAGKLVTSAEQWARTSLERDPAYRDQAATAMLGSLYVMAPGRLLEHGDSERGLEMLEQLVAAAPGRIDLHLRLAQAYLHLGDDDGARPELCASLAGREQLRGDERKLLDALVGDAGGAAALACAAS; this is translated from the coding sequence GTGCGCTGGTTCGCGACGATCCTGCTGTGCATCGCCTGTACTCCCAAGCCGAGCGCCGATCTCGACCACCCCGGCGACGCCCCCACCGACCCGGTGGCGGTCTACGAGGCGCTCGAGCGCGACATCGGTGACGGCCGCGACGGCGAGCAGGCGCGCGTGGACGCACTCGCCCGCGTCGAGCGGAGCCCCGACGACGGCACCGCGGCCTACGCCTTCGTGCGAGCGGCCCTGCTGGGACGCGTCGCAGAGCTGCGCGGCGCCGACGCGGGCAAGCTCGTGACCTCGGCCGAGCAGTGGGCGCGCACGAGCCTCGAGCGCGATCCGGCCTACCGCGATCAGGCAGCGACCGCGATGCTCGGCTCGCTCTACGTGATGGCGCCGGGGCGCCTGCTCGAGCACGGCGACTCCGAGCGCGGGCTCGAGATGCTCGAACAGTTGGTCGCGGCCGCACCCGGCCGCATCGATCTCCACCTGCGCCTGGCCCAGGCGTACCTGCACCTCGGTGACGACGACGGTGCGCGGCCGGAGCTGTGCGCGAGCCTGGCTGGACGCGAGCAGCTGCGAGGCGACGAGCGCAAGCTACTCGACGCGCTGGTCGGCGACGCTGGCGGTGCGGCAGCGCTCGCCTGCGCGGCGTCGTAG
- a CDS encoding KamA family radical SAM protein — MIDDRVGDSPRHPAWADVPAASWNDWRWQLRNRVTTLAQLETRLALTPSERRGISERRDFSFAVTPYYLSLCGGPECPVRRQAIPCEDELRITPSELRDPLGEDAHSPVEHLTHRYPDRALLYVTHNCPVYCRHCTRSRKVGDETSAPRREELAEAFAYLRRTPEVRDVLVSGGDPLSLSDARLAAIVAELRTIDSVEVVRLCTRNPVTLPQRITPELVAALRPFGPLFVHTHFNHPRECTPEAARALAILADAGFVLGNQMVLLRGINDDAACVEQLNRWLLRQRCRPYYMFQCDPAPGTAHLRTPIETGIEILDRLRGRVSGLAIPQFAVDLPGGGGKITLVPEREVARGAGHRRFRDAFGREFTYVEED; from the coding sequence ATGATCGACGATCGCGTCGGCGACTCGCCGCGTCACCCGGCGTGGGCCGATGTGCCCGCAGCATCGTGGAACGACTGGCGCTGGCAGCTGCGCAACCGTGTCACCACGCTCGCACAGCTCGAGACCCGACTGGCGCTGACCCCGTCGGAGCGGCGCGGCATCTCCGAACGGCGCGACTTCTCGTTCGCCGTGACGCCGTACTACCTCTCGCTGTGTGGCGGCCCCGAGTGCCCGGTGCGTCGCCAAGCCATCCCGTGCGAGGACGAGCTGCGCATCACGCCGTCGGAGCTCCGCGATCCGCTGGGCGAGGACGCCCACAGCCCGGTCGAGCACCTCACGCACCGGTATCCCGATCGCGCGCTGCTGTACGTCACGCACAACTGTCCGGTGTACTGCCGGCACTGCACGCGCTCGCGCAAGGTCGGTGACGAGACGAGTGCACCGCGACGCGAGGAGCTCGCGGAGGCGTTCGCGTACCTGCGACGCACGCCCGAGGTGCGCGACGTGCTCGTGTCCGGCGGCGATCCGCTGAGCCTGTCGGATGCTCGGCTCGCTGCCATCGTCGCCGAGCTGCGGACCATCGACAGCGTCGAGGTCGTACGGCTGTGCACGCGCAACCCCGTCACGCTGCCGCAGCGCATCACCCCCGAGCTGGTCGCGGCCCTGCGCCCCTTCGGGCCGCTGTTCGTGCACACCCACTTCAACCATCCGCGCGAGTGCACGCCGGAGGCCGCCCGCGCGCTGGCGATCCTCGCCGACGCCGGCTTCGTGCTCGGCAACCAGATGGTGCTGCTGCGCGGCATCAACGACGACGCGGCGTGCGTCGAGCAGCTCAATCGCTGGCTCCTGCGGCAGCGCTGCCGGCCGTACTACATGTTCCAGTGCGATCCCGCCCCGGGCACCGCGCACCTGCGGACCCCGATCGAGACTGGCATCGAGATCCTCGACCGCTTGCGGGGGCGCGTGAGCGGGTTGGCGATCCCGCAGTTCGCCGTCGACCTGCCCGGCGGCGGCGGCAAGATCACCCTCGTTCCGGAGCGCGAGGTCGCCCGCGGCGCCGGCCACCGGCGCTTCCGGGACGCCTTCGGCCGCGAGTTCACCTATGTGGAAGAGGACTGA
- a CDS encoding sigma-70 family RNA polymerase sigma factor: MAIAITNLRAPELVGTVDASTTGPREDAALVRAAAEGDRPAFAELVRRHQGKVRGLLLRLCGDRTLADDLAQEVFLRAYRGLCGFEGRASFGTWLYRISYNAYLNHATRAKTFAVLPLGYDSAAVAPEDAHSAPRADLRRDLAAAVAELPQRYRGVVVLYYLQDLSYPEIAEILELPLGTVKTHLHRAKRLLRGKLHGWDARLDDGDDDVGEDEP, encoded by the coding sequence ATGGCCATCGCGATCACGAACCTACGCGCACCCGAGCTGGTCGGCACCGTCGACGCGAGCACGACCGGCCCCCGCGAGGACGCGGCGCTCGTCCGCGCGGCGGCCGAGGGTGACCGTCCCGCCTTCGCCGAGCTCGTGCGCCGGCACCAGGGCAAGGTCCGCGGGCTGTTGTTGCGGCTGTGCGGCGATCGGACGCTCGCCGACGATCTCGCGCAAGAGGTGTTCCTGCGGGCCTATCGCGGGCTGTGCGGGTTCGAGGGCCGCGCCAGCTTCGGCACCTGGCTGTACCGCATCAGCTACAACGCGTACCTCAACCACGCGACCCGGGCGAAGACGTTCGCCGTGCTGCCGCTCGGCTACGACAGCGCTGCGGTCGCGCCCGAGGACGCCCACAGCGCTCCGCGTGCGGACCTGCGTCGCGATCTCGCGGCCGCGGTGGCCGAGCTCCCGCAGCGCTACCGCGGCGTGGTGGTGCTCTACTACCTGCAGGATCTCTCGTACCCCGAGATCGCCGAGATCCTCGAGCTCCCGCTGGGCACCGTGAAGACCCACCTGCACCGCGCCAAGCGATTGCTGCGCGGCAAGCTGCACGGCTGGGACGCGCGACTGGACGACGGCGACGACGACGTCGGTGAGGACGAGCCATGA